Genomic segment of uncultured Desulfobacter sp.:
CCGCACAGGTTCACCAGGATTTCATACTCTTTGTCATGGGTTTCAGATTCCGGCATCCTGGAGTTCTGAATGTCAGGATGGTATGACCAGTTACAGGCAAAACAAATTACCTTGGCAGATTCAGTGGAGTTGAGGAACTCGGCAGCTTTTTGGTCCAGGTTTTCCGTGTCGGTGCCGAACGGTAATGGAATGCTTACCGCTTCAATGGGGCAAACTTCAACACAGATGCCACAGGACTTGCATAATACCGGATCCACGACAATGCCTTCAAGGTCAATATATTTCCGGGCATCATGGGGACAGGCCCTGACGCACTGCAGGCACCTGGCACAGGAACGGTCTGTGGTTGATATAGTGCCGATATCCTTTTTATATCCCAGTTCAACCAGATCCCTTCTCAGATCCAGCATGATATCCGTTATTTTAACCCCGGATGAACAGGCAGCTTCGCACCGTTTGCAAAAGAAACAACTGAAGGATTTTTCGGCAATTTCCCGTGTCAGTTCAATTGAGCCGGTCAAAAGTCCGTGGGCTAAGATATTTTTACCCCTGGGCGCATCGGATTCCCAGCGCGTGAATTTAAACATGGGGCAGTGCTCGTAACAGTATCCACACCGAATGCACTTGGCCAGCATGCCTTCCCATTTTTGTAGATTTTCAAACTTCGTTTTTGTTGTCTGCATAAGAAAAGTCCCTGTTATCCTTTATCAGCTGTTGACAGCATATCTAAGATCTGTTGCCGTTACCCAGTTTTCCGGCGCCTGCTGCAGTTTGCCGGGATTGAGAATATTATTGGGGTCCAGAGCCGCCTTAATGGCGGCCATCATTTTCAAGGAATCCGCTTTCTCCGTCCTGAAGGCATCTGCTTTGGAAATGCCGATACCGTGTTCAGCAGAAGTGGTGCCGTGGATGGAATTGACATATTCATAAATCTCGGCAATGGCTCTCTGGGCGCCTTCCCACTGTGCTTTTTTGCTGACGTCCATCATGATTTTGGTGTGCATGCAGCCTGATCCGCAATGGCCGTATGCCGTCATGATGATGCCGTTCTTTTCGGCAGCTTCATGGATTTTAGCGGCCATATCCGCCATCTTGGAGTAGGGTACTGCCATATCGTCAGCCAGGGATGTGGAAGCCATACTGGCGTCAAATTGTGACAGGGCAGGGAATAATTTTTTACGACCCATGAAGATTTGTTCGCGCTCTTTGGCATCAAAGCTGTACCAGAGGTCGGCGCCGTTGTTCTTTTTGCAAATTTCCTGCATTTTGTTAACTTCATACTCCACGGCTTCCACCACTTTTCCGTCAGCTTCAAAAAGCAGGGAGGCGGCCACTTCCTTAAGGCCTAAATTCATGGTTTTGTTTACCGCTTTGATGGCAACGTCATCCACGAGCTCAAGCATAGAGGGGATGGTGCCCGAGGCCATAATGTCACTAATGGCATTACCGGCATCCCTGAGACTGTCAAAATTGGCAACGCCGAGGCATCTGAATTCTGGGATGGGTACAAAACTCATAATCGCTTCCACCACAACACCCAGGGTGCCTTCCGAACCCACGATGAGTTTTTCAAGCTGGTAACCGGATGCTTCCACACGGGTATGGGCACCTAAGGTGACCAGGTCGCCATTGGCCAGAACTACTTTTAGGCCCAACACTGCATCACGGGTTGCGCCGTATTTTACGGAACGAACGCCCGACGCATTGTTGCCAATCTCGCCGCCGATGGTGGCGATACGAGAAGAGGCAGGTGTCGGGGGATAGAAAACACCATAAGGTTTAAGTGCGGCATTGAGATCATCATCCACCACACCTGGTTCCACCCGGCAGTATACATCGGGCATGTTTATTTCAAGTATCCGGTTCATATTCTTCATGTCCAGAAGAATTCCGCCCTTGATTGAAACGGTCTGCCCGCACATTCCCGAGCCACCGCCCCTGGGGACAACTGGTATTTTTGCATCATTGGCATAGGCCATTACTTTTTGGACCTGCGCGGTATTGTCAGGTCTGACTACAACCCATGGTGCGGCATGGTAAACAGATGCGTCTGCGCCGTAAATAAACAGGTCAAGCGGATCTGTCTTTATGTTTTTTTCCCCGACTATGTTCCTGAGTCTGGGGATATCGACCGTATTCATTTGATATCCTTTCCTGATGAAAATTGTTAAAACCAATGGGTCTAAAAAGCTTCTATTCCAATTAATTCGCTAATATTTTCACAACTATTTTAAAAATTCAATCCTCTTTACCCTTACAGTATTAATAAGTATTTGCTTTTCTAAAAAGTTGAATTATATCCCCAATTTATGTATTGATTTGTATGTATTAGCCTCCTTTTGTGTTAATATTTTAACATTTGGGGATACGCTGTCCGTTGTGTCGCTAAATTCCCGCCTTGGGATACTACCGTTAATGGAGATAAAAATGCAAGTCTTATCCCGCGTCGGGTTGCCGCCATTGTTTGATATTCTAAATTAAATAATTTGTATTGGGCTTTTAATAATTAAATTAATTGAACAATATCAGCTGTATGACCATGTATCTGTGTGGGTCGTTCGGGCAAGCACTTTGTGTGTAAAAGTTTTAAAATGTAAAATAATGAAATTAACAGTAAATATAGTTGAAAATTTTTTATGTGAAATGGGGGCTATATATAATGGATAAAATCGTTGAATGTGT
This window contains:
- a CDS encoding FAD-linked oxidase C-terminal domain-containing protein, encoding MNTVDIPRLRNIVGEKNIKTDPLDLFIYGADASVYHAAPWVVVRPDNTAQVQKVMAYANDAKIPVVPRGGGSGMCGQTVSIKGGILLDMKNMNRILEINMPDVYCRVEPGVVDDDLNAALKPYGVFYPPTPASSRIATIGGEIGNNASGVRSVKYGATRDAVLGLKVVLANGDLVTLGAHTRVEASGYQLEKLIVGSEGTLGVVVEAIMSFVPIPEFRCLGVANFDSLRDAGNAISDIMASGTIPSMLELVDDVAIKAVNKTMNLGLKEVAASLLFEADGKVVEAVEYEVNKMQEICKKNNGADLWYSFDAKEREQIFMGRKKLFPALSQFDASMASTSLADDMAVPYSKMADMAAKIHEAAEKNGIIMTAYGHCGSGCMHTKIMMDVSKKAQWEGAQRAIAEIYEYVNSIHGTTSAEHGIGISKADAFRTEKADSLKMMAAIKAALDPNNILNPGKLQQAPENWVTATDLRYAVNS
- a CDS encoding hydrogenase iron-sulfur subunit — encoded protein: MQTTKTKFENLQKWEGMLAKCIRCGYCYEHCPMFKFTRWESDAPRGKNILAHGLLTGSIELTREIAEKSFSCFFCKRCEAACSSGVKITDIMLDLRRDLVELGYKKDIGTISTTDRSCARCLQCVRACPHDARKYIDLEGIVVDPVLCKSCGICVEVCPIEAVSIPLPFGTDTENLDQKAAEFLNSTESAKVICFACNWSYHPDIQNSRMPESETHDKEYEILVNLCGGRLDKNLLLTPFLNQAWGILVGVCPDGECTHDGNVAALKRVNKMKETLEALDINPDRIHLVQIPRGDKQLFQAEIDTFMEKINQMGPIR